Part of the Caulobacter sp. SL161 genome is shown below.
ATCCTATTGTCGCCAAGGCTCAGAATATCCACTGGTCCACCGTCCGGGTTCTCGCCGACTTGCACGGAACAGTGCGCGAATTTCTACCCTTCCAATGTGTTGTTCAGAACGGCCGTGTGGCCCCCCTTTACTCTGCGGCGCTGCTGGCCAGTGAGGCGTTGAGTGGAAAGCCGCCCGCCGGCAGTCCCGCGGCGCTCGCGTTCGAAGAGGCGCCGAAAGCCTGCGCCAACTCGCACGCGCCCGCGCACGCTGCAAATCATCACATGGATCAGGATGGGGAGGTGATCCACTTCCAGCTTTCCCTGGCGCCGCGGCATGAGGAACCAGCCTGGGCGCTGCTGCCGGCCAGCTGGCCAGGGTTCAAGACCTGCGGCGCGGACTCCGACGCCTCTGTGTTCCGCCGCGTATCGGCAGGCGACATCCTGGCGGCGGGCCCAGATGCCGGTCGAGAGTTCCTTTGTCGTCGCTTGGCGATCATCGGCGGCACCAACTCCGTCGCCAACGACTTTCAACAAACGCCGCTGCACATGATGTCAGGCCCCATGATCCTCACCAACGCAGTGCGTGGGATCAGTGGGACTGATGGCGGCCTGCGTCAGGCGGGGCTCCCCGCCCAGATCGCCGCCCTCTTGTGCATCAGCTTGATGATCACCTTTGGCTTCGCGGTGTCTCGAGCGCTGCGCGAGCGCTATCACCACCGCAAATCCCGCGCGAGCCACTGGGCGCACCACGTGGTCCTGCTGCCGCTGAACCCGGTCGTCATCAACCTTCTCATCGGCCTTGCGGCGCACTGGGTCGGCGTCGCGATTCTGCTGGTGACATTGAAGTACGGATTTTGGGGCTTCATGTCTGCGCCGGCCTTCGGTGCGGCAGTCGCTGAAACTATTCAGGAATTCTCGGAGTAGAACCCATGAAGTCTAAGGTGTCATTGCTCGCGTTCGCTGCTGCGTTTACTGTCCTGGGAGCCTCCAGTGTCCAAGCGTCCTGCTCGGGCGCAGGGGTTATTACCCGAATTAATGGCAAGCCACAGGACGTGATCATCACACGCGCCGGCGCGCCTGTGGCTCGGCCGCGTGTGTTGGACGTGGTCTGCGACCAGGATGTCATCAAGACTGAGAACGGGGCCACCGTCCTGGTGTCGCTGGACGGTGCGGGTAAGGTCACTGTCGGCGCAGCGCCCTACACCGTGAAGGGCCGGGCTAAGGCCCAGGTTTCCCATAGCGCTTACAGCGCCCTGGTTGATCACCTGATGCCAGACATGAAGCGCCAACCTTGGGACGTGCGCCTTCGTGGCGGCGAACCGCCGCTGGATTTCGCGGTCGCCTCACTGTCGACCGGCGGCCAGCAACTTACCGCTGGACGCACGCAACTGCTGGTTCGTCTGATAGGCGGGACGCCCGGCTACAAGCTGTCTATCCTGTCTGGTGATAAGGTGTTGGCTAACGGGGCTAGCGCTGACGGCGACGTGGCGCTGGCCACCCCTGCCCTAGCGCCGGGCGACTATGTGCTGAAAGCCACGGACGCTGCAGGCGCCGTTCAGACGGGCAAGATCACGGTCGTGGCCGATGCGCCGCCCACGCCTGCTGAATTCAAGACCTTTGAAGATCTCGAAGTGCAGCAGGCAGCCACAGCAGCGGACCTGGCGCGCGTGTTGCCAGACGTCTGGAGCTTTGAAGCCGAGCAGATCCTTCATTCCGCCCCGCTCAACGGTCTCGATCGCGGCAGTGTTTACCGTCTGATCGAAAGCTATGCGGGCGGCTGAGACGTCATCCTAGCCGGTGGGGGAAGGGCGAGGCCGAGGCCTCGCCCTTTTTTATTGGATCCGAGAGGCGCCGTCGCCGATGAGGACGAAGGCGGCCCAATAGAACGGATGGCCGGTCTCAGGGTTGCTATAGAGGCTCCGTTGAGAGCTGGCCAACGCCTTGGCCAAGGGCTGGCTCGCGGCTCCGGCGTTCTCAAAGAAGGCATGCATCTGAGCGGCTGAAGAGGCTGAGTCCACCTTCCACTGGGTGGCGAGGACATCCGAAGCGCCGGCGTAGATGAAGCCTCGCGCCAAGCCGCTAAGGGCCTCGCCGCCGTCGGCCATGCCGCTACGCGCAGCGTCGAGCTGCCCGCCGCCTGCAGTGTCGCAGGCTGACAACACGACCAACCGTGCGGTCAGCTTCAGATCCAGCAACGCCGAGGCTTCGATCAGCCCCAGACCTTTCGGACCGAGCGACGTCAGAAGGGCTGGCTCGGGAAAACAGGACGAAAGGCCCAGAACGCCGTGAGTGGCGATCAGCACGACGTCGGCCTGGGCCACTTCGGGCGCGCTGAAGAAGTCGCTGTCGGTGAAATCCGCGCCTAGTCGAACGCGCGCTGCGCTCTTGAAGATGTCCGCAACTGTCTGAGCCTCGCGGGCGGTATCGGGCAAGGCGTCGAGGAACGTCAGGCTGCGCTCGATATCGCGGCGGCAGCTTTCGGACAGGCCGCGCTCGGCCGCCAGCCGAGAGGCCACGGCGCCCGGGTCTGGGCGGAAATCTCCGTAGATGGCGACCGAGCCTGAGGAGGCGCGCTTCGCCGCACTCTGCCGCAGCCGCACGAAGGTGGCCGGTCCCAAAGAGGTCGCCATCGCGATATGGCGGCCCAGCCAATCGACTTGGCTGTAGTCGCCCTCGGCCTTGACCTTTGCGAGGAGCGCTGGGCTCGGGACCGTACGGGTGAGAGCCGCGAAGGGGATGGACGCCAGCGAGCCGCCAGCGTCGATCTGCAAGGTCTCCAGACCGTCGATCAGCTTGGCGACGGGGCTGAGCAATGCTTGGTAGAGCTCCGCCGAACTTCGGAGATCAAAGTCCGGCAGGCGACCCCGCTTTAGACTTGTGGTGCGGCGAATGGCTGTCACACGCTTTTCGATTTCGACGGCGGACATGCCGATCCGATAGGGCGTCACGCCGTCGGCGGTGATCAGCGCCGCATAGCCAGCTTGGCGAGCGAGCACGATGCGCAGATAGCCTTCCTTAGCCGCCAGCACACCGCGTACATCGGCGCTCGGTCCCTTGGGATTGACGAGTTCCAGATAACGCGGGGCCAACTGTCGCAAGGAGTCTTCCGCGACGCGCAAGCGCTGCGCCGCCGCTTCAGTCGCCCTTACGGCGGCCTCCTGTTCGTTGGCGCTGGCGCCTTCGCTCTGGGCCCGCTGCTGGGTAGTCAAAGCCGCGCGATACAGGCGTTCGGCGTCCTGGTAGGCGCGAGCCTGAGCGCCACCGTCAGACAACGCCATGCGCGCGGCCAGTTGCGCGGCCGAACGGGCGGCAGCTCCATCCCAGACCAAGGCCAGGGTCTCAAAGTACTCCGCCGCCAGGGCCGGGTCGGAGCGATCATTGTAAGCCGCGAGCAAGACCTCAAGATGCCGCGCCGCGATATCGCCGGGCATGCCTGGCGTTTCGGTCTGGCGGGAGAAGATCGCGACGCCGCGCCGTCCACTCGCCAAGGCCTGATCGCGTGCGCCAAGCCCGACCTGAGCAGCCTCCAGCGTCAGCCAGAGATGGGCCTCGGTGCGCGTCCCGGCGGCGGTCGTCGCCACCAGGGCGAGACCGCGCCGCGCTTCAGATTCGGCGCCCTTGTAGTCACCACCGTTCAACAGGGTTTCAGCCCGCTCGGCGAGGATTTGAGCCTCGAGCCAGGCGGGCGGCTGCTGGATATCGTTCAACACGGTGAGCGCATTATCGAGATCCGAAATCGCTTCAGCCTTGCCGAGTCCGCGCGCGGCGACGGCGGCCAGATAGAAGCGCTGCGCTCGCAGAATGGCCGCCCGATCCTGACGAGACGCCTCGCCGAGCCCCGCCAGCATGCTTTGCGCTTCGCTGGGCACACCGTTGAGCCGCGTCTGCGCAGGCCCGGTGTCGCTGGAATCGCCCTTGCGCGTAGCCCTCGCAAAGCCCAAGGCCTTATCGAATTGGCGCCGGTTGAGCAGGTCCATGATCCGATAGTTGAGGATCTTGGCGTTCAGGAGTTCGTCGTTGCCGGCGTTGACGTTCGCCTGATCGAAGATCGCGGCTGCTTCATCGAAGCGCCGGATATTGGATAGATTGAGCGCGATTTCGGCGAGGATTTCGCCTTCACCGGCCCGGTCTTCCGGCGCGATAGCCTTATGCAAGCGAAGCAACTCGGAGAAGTCATCACTGGCCGAGCCAAAACTCCAGACAGCGTTGTGCTCGTAGGCGCGCCGCCGAACGAGTTCGTACTTGGCGCTCGCCGCCTGGCCCGGCGCGCCTTGCGGGTAGGCAGTTTGGATCTGATCTTGGCCTGCAGTCGCCGCAGCCGCGCTGCCTATGGCCTTGGCGCTGATCGTTCCGCTCATCACCTTGGCGGCCGCCAAGAGAGAAGGCCAATCCGAAGGAAAGGCTGCGCCAACCGCGACGCGGCGACCGTGGCTGGCGATCAGACCGAATCGGCGGGGTCCCGATTCTTGTCGAGAACAGGCAATCTGGTTCAGATCGGAAAAGTCCGGGTCGCGAACCGCCTGCCCAACGCCGTCACAGAGCAGCTTCAAGGCCGCAAGGGCCCGCGTACGATCGGGAAACACCATGACGCGGCCAGAGGGAGTCTCCCAAGCGCCGCAATAGATGTCGGCCGCGTCGACGCCAGGCGGAACATCGAAGCGCAGAACGGCGCGGCAGGCCTGAGCCTCACTGTTCTGGCCAAGTTGGAAGTCCTTTTTTGGCGCGGCTGTGGCCGTACCTGAAACGGCGTACAGAAGCGAGCCGCCGAGCATGAGCGCGGCGACAAGCGCCTTTACCGGCGATCTTAAACCGATCACGGGCGCACCTCCGTCTGATATCCGATCCACAGGTCGCGGTTGCCGCCGCTCGTCACTTGGTCGGGGCCAAGGCGGATCGTCCGGTCGGCTCCCCGCGCCCGGATCGGAAAGATTGTCTTGGGTTTGCCTTGCGCGCTCGCCGTTGCCCCCTCAGCCGCGGCTTCGCCCTGGCCCACCGCGTCGCTTTGGCCGGCGGTCTCGCTGTTGCTGTCGCTCGTCGGGCTGGCGACAGTGCTTGTCATGACCAGCGGCGGTGCGCCGTCTCGACAGCCCAAGGCGCAACCGTTCATCCGATAGGCCTCGCTCAGCGGCACCTGGACGCCGATGGCGGCGGCGTAGCTTGAGCCCGTCGAGCTCCAAGGCGTGCCCTCCGGAGAGCGCACCACGCCCGAGAGTGCGATCCGGGTCGGATTGAGTTCGCCCAGTGACCAGCTGTTGGTCCCCCCGATCTTCACGGCGCTGAGGTCGGCAGGGTGAACGACGAGGGGCGCAGCGCCGGAGGGCTCGCCAAACTCCACACCCCCGAAGCCGCCGCTCCCGGAGGTGTTTTGCTGCAGGACTCGTCCACGAGCGGCGAATTGCCATTGATCCGCGACGAGCCACAATCGACCGACGTCCGAGGCGGTGACCGGGACACTGCCCGGATCAAAGTCGCTACTGGCTGCAGCCCCGGCGACAAATCGGTCGTCGCCGAGCAGGATGTCGCGGCTCGCGAGCATTCGGACCGAGCCCAGCTTGGCGTTTGCGGCGCCAAGCGCTCCGGTCACCACGATGCGTTCGGGCGCATAGTCGGCGGCCTTGCCGGAAATGGGCGTCTCGATAAACCCCAGATTGACGCTGACGGGCCTGACCGTCGGCGCGATACGGCCGGACACGAGGATCTGGCCCGCACCGCCTGCGCCTACCCAGAGGGCTGAGAGCTTGTCGGACGAGAGCGAAAGATCGCCGATCCGAACGGTCGCGCCGATGTTCGCTGCGCCACCTTCGATCGCGATGTTCCGCCCGACGACCGACTGTAACTCGGCATTGGTTAGTTCGAAGCCGGTATGATTGGGGGAGCCCAGGCCGCCTAGGCTGACATCGCCATTGGGAGGCTTGGCGACGATGAGCACGTCGCCGCCCGTACTGACCGTTCCTTGCAGCACAAGGTCAGCCGCAGTCAGGGCGATCGCCGCATCATCGGCCGACCAGACCGGCCACGCCGATGCGGCTCCTGCTTTGGCGCTGCTCACCGTTGCGTTTGGTCCGATCGTCAGGAGGCCTGCCGCGTCGATATCGAGCTCTTGTCCCGTTCGCAGGGAGCCGCGCACTTGGATCGCGCCGCCGTTAGCGCCGACTTTCGAGGCCTGCAGGCCTATTGACCGGCCAGCGATCTCGCCCGTCGTCAAATCTCCGCCCCGGCCGGCTAACAGTCCGGCCACCGGCGCGCCGGCCGAGATGAGTATATCGCCTGATTGGCCATCGCCCGTTCCACCCACCAGTTTCCCAGCGGACGTGTCTACTGACCCAGAAGCTGACAAGCCGATGATGCCGTTCGGCTCGCTTTTGGCGCCGCGGACGAGCGCGCCGCTTGTCAGCCGGATAGAGGCGCCCTGCAGCAACAGGCTTGCGCCGGTGGAGATATCGGCCGCCACCGTCACCGCGGCGGTGCGCGACTGGGCGAGTAGGCTTCCGCTCACCTCCAGGGGCCCCATAAGCGAGACGCCGCCATAACTGGCCAAATAGGTATCCCGGCCGCCGGTCGTGGCTCCGAGGGTCAGGGCCTCGCCAGAGATATAGATATCGCCCGACTTCGCCGTGATGGTCGCTTTCGATGAGTCGAGCGCCATGGTGGAGCCGTTGAAGTTGCTGGCGGAGCGCGCCGTATCCCGGCCAGCCAGGATAACGACGCCTCTGACACCCCCCGGTTGGACGCCGGCGGCTTCGATGACCCCGGAAAGGTTGATGATCCCGGCGAAGTTGGGCGCGTTCTGGCCTGAGGGGGCGACGATCTCAATATGACCGCCGGCCTTGGAGAGCCCTGTGTGGTTCAGGTTGGGCTTGCCACGTCCGTTAGCGTCGGCCGCGCCGGATGCGTTTAGCGCCGTTCCGACGTCGCTTGTGGTGAAATCGATCAGCGCCCCTTCGGCGGCTTGATAGCTGATCGCTCCGCTCGCCTGGACCTGACCACCTTGGTTCAACGTCTCCGCCTGAAGCAGGACAAAGCCATTCGTCGCGTTGATTTGGCCGCCAGTCTGGACGTTGAGTGACCCATTGCCCGACGGCGCGCCGGGCAGGAGCGAAAGCCGATTGGCGCTCATCGCCGCGTCAACATCGAGCGCTGCGGTAGAGGCCACCAGCGAGCCTACATTGATCCGCGCGCCCGAACCGATCAGCAGTCCGCTCGGCGAAAAGAGCCATACGCCGCCATTGGCGTTCAATGCGCCAGCAATATTGATTGCAGACCCCAATGGCGTCCGATTGAACGCGATAGCCCCCGCATTGGGTTGGGTGAAGGTTACGGTTTCACCTGAGGCGACGTTGAATGAGCTCCAGTCGATCACGACGCGCTGACTGGTCTGCTGGATTGTCGCGCCATTCGTCGTTGTCGTGATCGTCGCCGCGCCGCGTGTCACCACGCCCCCGGCCGGTCCTCCTTGGGAGGGCGAGGCCAACAAAGCTACTGAAAGGCCGCCGATACAGGCGAGAGCCGATGTATATCTCATCGCGTCGCTCCGGACGTTTTTCGGCGCAAGACGTTATCGGCCAGGGCCTTCAAGCCGACCGACGCGCTGAAGAGCACGGTCGGGGCGGGCTTCTTCTCACCCAGGCCAAGCGGCGGCGCCGACGGAAGGGCATAGAGGAGTTCAAAGCGCGCCGGTCCCGGGACATCGAAGCGCAGGCCTCCCCCGATCGAAGAAAGATCCCGCCGGTCAAACAGTCTTTCGATGTCTTTTCGAGGGTTGGAGAGGCGCGCGGCGTCGACGAAAATGAAGGGCTCAGCCTTGATCGAGCGGGATAGCTTAACGCCAGGGCGACGAAGCTCCAGGCTGACCGCGACGGCGGAGTCGGCGAAAGCGGAACCCGGCTGGTAGCCGCGACCAATAGTTTGGTTTCCGATCACATATTGGTCGGGCGTGGTCAGCGACGAGCCCGTGTCCTGGCCCTCGAACCGAGCCGCCAACACCTGGCTAGCCACGCGCCATTCGCCTTCGAACTTCCAGCGGACCATTGCGGCCTTGGGGTCCGCCGAGGCGCGGGATAGGTCTTGATCGCCCGCCTTACTTGCGCCGAGGAGGCCCACGCCTTTACGCAACTCAAGGCTGGCCGAGGCCTTGAGGTTTTCTCCCTGCAGGGTGACCTCGCCGCCTAAGCTGAGCGTGCGCAATTGCTCGCGGCTGAGGCGTTCTGAGCCGAAGACCAGGGTTTCCTGGTCATTGATGTCCAAGCCCGCCTTGAGGCTGATGGCGATGACGCCGTCATCAACAAGGTTCTGACCCACCTCCAATCGCGCGCCGATGAGATTGGTGGCGAGGTTGAGCTCGGCCACCGCACCACCCGGCTTCGCCTTGGCGGCGGTGATAACGGCGTCGGCATAGGTTCCATAAGCATTGAGGCGACGCTCATAGCGCGCTTGAAAGCCATACTGGGCCTTGAAGTCGGGGCTCGCCGACGCTTGGATCGAGGCCTGATCGCCGTAAGACGAGGCCCCGAAATAGTCGGCCTGAACTGTCGCGACCCATGGGCCGACCGGTCGTGCGGCCCAGTTATTGACGCCAGCCGCCACACGCCAAGGATCGCGTGCGGCCTCGACCACGAGATCCATACCCCCCGGCTTGGTCCCCCGCCGCAACGCCCCGGCGACCGCCAAACCGGGAGTGGCGCGCGCTGTCGCATAGGCGCGCTCAACCGCTACCGCGGGTAGTGGTCGCATGCCCACGAGCGGCTGGAAGATCCGGGTGGCTTGTCGCCGCGCTGAGGCGTCTTGCCCCAGCACGGTCAGGTCGCTGATCTGCCCCTCGATGACGTCCAGACGAACAACGCCATCGACGACGGTCTGGGCCGGCGGAACAACGACGACAAAAGGATAACCGCGTCCGGCGTAGATGGCCTCGGCGTTACGGGCGATCGTCTTAAGATCGGCCAAGGCGACGGGCTTGCCGACAAAGTTCTGCCAAGCGGGCTGCAGGTCGTGGGGCGGAACAACCGTGGCGCCCGGAAAGTTCACCTGCTTGAGGATGATGGCTGAAGGCGCCGAGTCCACTGCGCCCGCATTGGGCGTCGAGATGACTTGCACGCTGCCCTGAAGAGGAGCCGCCAGGCCCCACCCATCCAATATTCCAATCACGAAAGGCCCCCACCTTTAGAAACTACATGAAGCGTCAGTTTCTAAAAAGCAAGTCCGTATTCTCAGAGCCTATGAAATCGCAAATGCATTTTCGCGTGCTTGGCATTTTTCAAGACGGATAGTGTCTTTTTTCGGGACGATTTCGTTACGTCACTTTGCTCATGACGCGAATGTGGTTGGAATAGCATTTTATGTGTGTCGGGTTCGCGCACCTCAAGATGAAGTAGATCATCGCTTCTTGATACGTGGCGCTATCGGACGCGCCGTCACACTCACGGTGGGGACCACTTCACGCTGTCCGCGTAGGAACCAACTCGCCCGGCGCCCGGCCCCGGAACCGATATACGGCTGCGCGCCGCGTTAGATAGGTCTGTCGCGCCACCCGCGCTTCGCCCCCGTGTGATACAGTCTCGCGCGTCACGGGCGCTCTATAAGACCTTGAAATTCCTAAATTTCCAGCAAGACCGACGCCTTAGCGGAGATGTGGTAGGCCCGGAGGGACTCGAACCCCCAACCAGACCGTTATGAGCGGTCGGCTCTAACCATTGAGCTACAGGCCCGCGCGGAGTTGCGCCGAAGCGCACGCGAGCCGGCGGATTAGCATGAGCCGAACGCGGCTTAAAGCTCCGGTTCAGGTTGGAGCTGTCACGAAGGAACCATAGCCGTGCGGCGACGCTTTCTGCGCCGGACAGCCCCTGGAGAACGATCGATGACCCA
Proteins encoded:
- a CDS encoding CHASE2 domain-containing protein produces the protein MKNFVRRASAFAGHLWREFAGSWRRALISFCAGLVVLALIRIPVVERSIIGEPDREMLSTAFKLTKDAVVGDGPPAVLLDIDDATLRQQTYVPVRPGREPTASAPRGMLADLLKFILATPSSSMPGAVIVDVDIGAPAPDDPQGSAALRQVLENWAATPHAPRLIIAREAFAPAVLGLEGESPMLPQTDYDPIVAKAQNIHWSTVRVLADLHGTVREFLPFQCVVQNGRVAPLYSAALLASEALSGKPPAGSPAALAFEEAPKACANSHAPAHAANHHMDQDGEVIHFQLSLAPRHEEPAWALLPASWPGFKTCGADSDASVFRRVSAGDILAAGPDAGREFLCRRLAIIGGTNSVANDFQQTPLHMMSGPMILTNAVRGISGTDGGLRQAGLPAQIAALLCISLMITFGFAVSRALRERYHHRKSRASHWAHHVVLLPLNPVVINLLIGLAAHWVGVAILLVTLKYGFWGFMSAPAFGAAVAETIQEFSE
- a CDS encoding CHAT domain-containing protein; the encoded protein is MDRISDGGAPVIGLRSPVKALVAALMLGGSLLYAVSGTATAAPKKDFQLGQNSEAQACRAVLRFDVPPGVDAADIYCGAWETPSGRVMVFPDRTRALAALKLLCDGVGQAVRDPDFSDLNQIACSRQESGPRRFGLIASHGRRVAVGAAFPSDWPSLLAAAKVMSGTISAKAIGSAAAATAGQDQIQTAYPQGAPGQAASAKYELVRRRAYEHNAVWSFGSASDDFSELLRLHKAIAPEDRAGEGEILAEIALNLSNIRRFDEAAAIFDQANVNAGNDELLNAKILNYRIMDLLNRRQFDKALGFARATRKGDSSDTGPAQTRLNGVPSEAQSMLAGLGEASRQDRAAILRAQRFYLAAVAARGLGKAEAISDLDNALTVLNDIQQPPAWLEAQILAERAETLLNGGDYKGAESEARRGLALVATTAAGTRTEAHLWLTLEAAQVGLGARDQALASGRRGVAIFSRQTETPGMPGDIAARHLEVLLAAYNDRSDPALAAEYFETLALVWDGAAARSAAQLAARMALSDGGAQARAYQDAERLYRAALTTQQRAQSEGASANEQEAAVRATEAAAQRLRVAEDSLRQLAPRYLELVNPKGPSADVRGVLAAKEGYLRIVLARQAGYAALITADGVTPYRIGMSAVEIEKRVTAIRRTTSLKRGRLPDFDLRSSAELYQALLSPVAKLIDGLETLQIDAGGSLASIPFAALTRTVPSPALLAKVKAEGDYSQVDWLGRHIAMATSLGPATFVRLRQSAAKRASSGSVAIYGDFRPDPGAVASRLAAERGLSESCRRDIERSLTFLDALPDTAREAQTVADIFKSAARVRLGADFTDSDFFSAPEVAQADVVLIATHGVLGLSSCFPEPALLTSLGPKGLGLIEASALLDLKLTARLVVLSACDTAGGGQLDAARSGMADGGEALSGLARGFIYAGASDVLATQWKVDSASSAAQMHAFFENAGAASQPLAKALASSQRSLYSNPETGHPFYWAAFVLIGDGASRIQ
- a CDS encoding two-partner secretion domain-containing protein, with protein sequence MRYTSALACIGGLSVALLASPSQGGPAGGVVTRGAATITTTTNGATIQQTSQRVVIDWSSFNVASGETVTFTQPNAGAIAFNRTPLGSAINIAGALNANGGVWLFSPSGLLIGSGARINVGSLVASTAALDVDAAMSANRLSLLPGAPSGNGSLNVQTGGQINATNGFVLLQAETLNQGGQVQASGAISYQAAEGALIDFTTSDVGTALNASGAADANGRGKPNLNHTGLSKAGGHIEIVAPSGQNAPNFAGIINLSGVIEAAGVQPGGVRGVVILAGRDTARSASNFNGSTMALDSSKATITAKSGDIYISGEALTLGATTGGRDTYLASYGGVSLMGPLEVSGSLLAQSRTAAVTVAADISTGASLLLQGASIRLTSGALVRGAKSEPNGIIGLSASGSVDTSAGKLVGGTGDGQSGDILISAGAPVAGLLAGRGGDLTTGEIAGRSIGLQASKVGANGGAIQVRGSLRTGQELDIDAAGLLTIGPNATVSSAKAGAASAWPVWSADDAAIALTAADLVLQGTVSTGGDVLIVAKPPNGDVSLGGLGSPNHTGFELTNAELQSVVGRNIAIEGGAANIGATVRIGDLSLSSDKLSALWVGAGGAGQILVSGRIAPTVRPVSVNLGFIETPISGKAADYAPERIVVTGALGAANAKLGSVRMLASRDILLGDDRFVAGAAASSDFDPGSVPVTASDVGRLWLVADQWQFAARGRVLQQNTSGSGGFGGVEFGEPSGAAPLVVHPADLSAVKIGGTNSWSLGELNPTRIALSGVVRSPEGTPWSSTGSSYAAAIGVQVPLSEAYRMNGCALGCRDGAPPLVMTSTVASPTSDSNSETAGQSDAVGQGEAAAEGATASAQGKPKTIFPIRARGADRTIRLGPDQVTSGGNRDLWIGYQTEVRP
- a CDS encoding ShlB/FhaC/HecB family hemolysin secretion/activation protein, with product MIGILDGWGLAAPLQGSVQVISTPNAGAVDSAPSAIILKQVNFPGATVVPPHDLQPAWQNFVGKPVALADLKTIARNAEAIYAGRGYPFVVVVPPAQTVVDGVVRLDVIEGQISDLTVLGQDASARRQATRIFQPLVGMRPLPAVAVERAYATARATPGLAVAGALRRGTKPGGMDLVVEAARDPWRVAAGVNNWAARPVGPWVATVQADYFGASSYGDQASIQASASPDFKAQYGFQARYERRLNAYGTYADAVITAAKAKPGGAVAELNLATNLIGARLEVGQNLVDDGVIAISLKAGLDINDQETLVFGSERLSREQLRTLSLGGEVTLQGENLKASASLELRKGVGLLGASKAGDQDLSRASADPKAAMVRWKFEGEWRVASQVLAARFEGQDTGSSLTTPDQYVIGNQTIGRGYQPGSAFADSAVAVSLELRRPGVKLSRSIKAEPFIFVDAARLSNPRKDIERLFDRRDLSSIGGGLRFDVPGPARFELLYALPSAPPLGLGEKKPAPTVLFSASVGLKALADNVLRRKTSGATR